CCCGACCGCCCGGATCGACGCCTGGATCGAAAACCTGAAGGCGAAGGGCGGCGGCGGAACCGACCATCGCCCCGTCTTCGACTGGTTGAAAGAGCGGAATATCCGGCCCGAGCTGTTCATCGGCCTCACCGACCTGTTCAGCACCTTCCCGAAAAAGGCGCCGACGTACCCCGTCCTGTGGGTGACCGGCGCCAAGCACGGCAAGGCCCCCTGGGGCCGGGTCATCACCATCTCCTGACTCCGTTCGTGCCGATCGGGCGCGCCTTTGAGGCGATTCACTTTATTTGTGGTTCAACCTGGATAATCCGTCCGGTTGATAGGGAGTGAAAGAAACAAACATAAGGAGGATTGAAATGTATAACGAAGACTCGTGCTCGATCGGCGGCTTTCTTTCCTTCTTCAGCGCAGGGGATCGGCGCTGGGTGCGCGAGGAGATCGAACTCTCCTCCATCGAGACGGAGGGCTATCGGAGAAATCTGGAAGCCTGCTCGTATCTCCGGCTTCGCCCCTTCCCCGGCCTCGGCCGGCGGAAGCGCCGCCCTCGTCGGCGCGCGGCGTGATCCCGGGAGCCCGGGATGCCTTCCCGGGCTTTGCCGTATGGGGTGGCGATATGATCATCCGGCCATACGCGAGTATATGTATTGCGTTCGTTATATCACTATTCCTGTCGATCGGGCTGATCGAATGGGCGCAAAAGCGAGACGGCCAGGTCGCCGTCGTGTCATACAGGACGGTGATGCAGGCCTGTCTCTCCTTCATCGACACGATCGCCGACCGTGTGTCCGACAAGGTCGCGGATAAAATAGCGAATAAAATCGCCGACCGGGTCGCCGCGAAGCTGGCCAGGGATGAAGAGTTCAGGAAACGGCCCGAACAGCCTCGGGAAAAGGCGGCGGCACGAAGAAAACCGAGGGGCGCGCACACCGGAAGACGATGAAACAGAAAGCGACCGGCACATCTGCCGGCCGCCTTCGCATGCGATCATTGGCGCGTTTCACTGGCTTGGGCGAAACCGATGGGGGTGATCTCGGCCAGCAGGCCGTTCCACTGGCGAAGTTCGCGCCTGATGGCCGTCATGAGGATGGGATCCTCGCTCCGCAGGTCGAGGGTCGTGATGAGATTAACAACGATGAGATGGACCCATTCCTGGTCAGGAAGGATCCCGCAGTCGAGCGCCGTCGTGAACTGGCGCCGAAGATTCGAGATCTCTCGATCAGACATGGGCTTCGCGTGGGAGAGAGCCTCTCCGTCGAACCACTTTTCGATCAGTGATTCGAACTCAATCCAGTTCTGAGCTTCCGTCATGATGCGCCTCCTGTCGAATTGACCAATGCGAGAGGGAGAAGATTGTCCTGCCTCAGCTTCGCAAGCCGCTGGACAAGTCGTGCAAGAACTCCCTCCGTGAGCATCCTTGCCAGATGACCCTCGCAGAATCGATCCTGCCGTACGTGCGCAGTGAACATCCGTCGTATGGTTTCATAGCCTGCCACGTCGATCAATTCAGGCATCTTCTGAAAAACGTTCCGACCAGCCTCCCACTTGATCCAGTTGAAGACGAAGATAAATCCAGAGTCGTGAAGCAATTTAAGGAATAAATAAAATTCATGACTGAATGATGGATATGGGAAGTTGGTCATGTTTTTGAAGAATTTCTCTGCTGGAGGCCATTCGACCGTAAAGGACCCAGATTTCTCAAAACAGGGGAGACAGGCAATGATCTCGTCGATACTTTGCAGGCTGGGTGAATTATCCCACAGGCCAGGAGGGTTGCCGATCGTGCCGTCGCGAAGTCCCCGCAGATATGCCTGTTTCGCCTCAAGCGTGATCGCGTTGAGCGCGTCGATGTCAACGACATCTCCCTCATCCCATTCAAAATCGTATTCCTTGTCCCAGATCACGACTTTCATGACTTCCTCCTTCAAACGATTCCGGTGGCCAGCTCTGTTTCGTCCTTTTCCTGGATGAGAAACACCGGTCGTATTCGGGGGAATGAAACATCAATATTTGGGTGTTCTAGAACCGGTCACTTTCCTGGGATCCGCGCTTTCGAGGCCAGCAGGTCGATGACTGTCTGGACGTGTTCCCTGACGGCGGAGAAGTCGGGAGAGCGCCGGGAGTTCGTTTCATCGATATATAAACGACGATTTATTTCGATCATGAGAGAAAGACAGGCGGAACGCCTGCCGTGATGGGACAGGGGGACGATGGTGCCGGCATAGGGACGGTTCAGTTTCACCTGGAAGCCGGCTTCGGAGAAATAATTCGCGGCGCATTCCACCAGGGAGGAGGGTGTGTGGAAGGGATCCGTTCCCAGGCAGATATCCGGGCGCGGGGTTTCCTGGTCGGCATCGCAGGGCAGGGGATGATCGGGAAAACTGTGTCCGTCGATGATCAGGCAGCCGCCCCGCCGCTCCAGCGCTTCGTCGACGGCCCTGGTCAGCCTCTCGTGGTGCGGATGATAATACCGGGTAAGAAGGGC
The nucleotide sequence above comes from Candidatus Ozemobacteraceae bacterium. Encoded proteins:
- a CDS encoding DUF6508 domain-containing protein, coding for MKVVIWDKEYDFEWDEGDVVDIDALNAITLEAKQAYLRGLRDGTIGNPPGLWDNSPSLQSIDEIIACLPCFEKSGSFTVEWPPAEKFFKNMTNFPYPSFSHEFYLFLKLLHDSGFIFVFNWIKWEAGRNVFQKMPELIDVAGYETIRRMFTAHVRQDRFCEGHLARMLTEGVLARLVQRLAKLRQDNLLPLALVNSTGGAS
- a CDS encoding N-formylglutamate amidohydrolase, yielding MKRFPALIIHVPHASTVIPEDVRKTFCLDDRELAEEVRLLTDHFADKLFACDPERAVTIGFPVSRLVVDPERFPDDARESMAHKGMGAVYMKTSGGKPLRHPLDPGSREALLTRYYHPHHERLTRAVDEALERRGGCLIIDGHSFPDHPLPCDADQETPRPDICLGTDPFHTPSSLVECAANYFSEAGFQVKLNRPYAGTIVPLSHHGRRSACLSLMIEINRRLYIDETNSRRSPDFSAVREHVQTVIDLLASKARIPGK